Proteins from a genomic interval of Ignavibacteriota bacterium:
- a CDS encoding response regulator: MQLNEKVKNILLVDDDIDLLEQNKILLEAYNVTVYTAENTKDGINKFNEINPDAAIVDLIMEEHDSGFVLCNKIKKTEQGKKIPVFILTSATYETGFKFSAVTKEEKKWIKCDGLINKPVVIEELVSKINKYYEV, from the coding sequence ATGCAATTAAATGAAAAAGTAAAAAATATTTTGCTGGTAGATGATGATATTGATTTGCTTGAGCAAAATAAAATTTTATTGGAAGCGTATAATGTAACTGTTTATACAGCTGAAAACACAAAGGACGGGATAAATAAATTTAATGAAATAAATCCTGACGCGGCAATAGTTGATTTAATTATGGAAGAACATGACAGCGGTTTTGTTCTTTGCAATAAAATTAAAAAAACCGAACAAGGTAAAAAGATACCGGTATTTATTCTTACTTCGGCTACTTATGAAACTGGTTTTAAATTCAGTGCCGTTACAAAAGAAGAGAAAAAATGGATCAAATGCGACGGGTTAATAAATAAACCTGTTGTAATTGAAGAATTAGTCTCAAAGATAAATAAATATTATGAAGTTTAA
- a CDS encoding response regulator: protein MDIHYPKILIVEDEKGLRLGTEKLLSRKSFIVSTAENGTEGIRKSLETDFDIVLIDLKMPDIDGLDVLKEIKEKKPSTVCFIVTAYASYETAIEATRLGAFNYILKPFTPDDLIHEIEKGYKQRILLLEAEELRRERQKNLLEIAHEKSRLNTIIESISSGVLLINKERKLVYFNKACLQKLNIDELVIEEPIIDKLPPQIGDLVNEILNTPNPSEKSYNTEVEILPNNEFVIEATCSRVPHPDGTFAGVVVVLKNITGLKQIEVLKSQFVSMVAHELKTPLAAVLGYLEILTNTSILVAEDKQKQYLNRSLLRLKSSLNLVNDLLDISRLETTSVIKQTEIIDLSEIINNCLDVLELEIKKKKIIVNINSISNLPTIKIDRNDITKIFSNLLSNAVKYNKDEGKINIEYAINKNFVSVSINDTGIGLKPEDQNSLFQQFFRVKNKYTREISGTGLGLSIVKKLIEINNGKISVESVYNEGSTFTVQFPFK from the coding sequence ATGGATATTCATTATCCAAAAATATTAATAGTAGAAGATGAAAAAGGTCTTCGACTTGGTACAGAAAAACTACTTTCAAGAAAAAGTTTTATTGTATCAACCGCGGAAAACGGTACAGAAGGCATTAGAAAAAGTCTGGAAACAGATTTTGATATTGTTTTAATCGATTTAAAAATGCCTGATATTGACGGACTTGATGTACTTAAGGAAATCAAAGAAAAAAAACCTTCCACAGTTTGCTTTATTGTAACGGCTTACGCAAGTTACGAAACCGCAATTGAAGCAACGCGTCTAGGCGCATTTAATTATATTTTAAAACCATTCACGCCCGACGATTTAATTCATGAGATAGAAAAAGGTTATAAACAAAGGATACTTTTATTAGAAGCCGAAGAACTCAGACGCGAAAGACAGAAAAATTTATTAGAAATTGCACATGAAAAAAGTCGACTCAACACAATTATCGAATCAATCAGCAGCGGTGTTTTACTAATCAATAAAGAAAGAAAGTTAGTTTATTTTAACAAAGCTTGTCTTCAAAAACTAAATATAGATGAGCTGGTAATTGAAGAACCTATAATTGATAAACTTCCTCCTCAAATTGGAGATTTAGTTAATGAAATATTGAATACGCCAAATCCCTCAGAAAAATCATATAATACAGAAGTTGAAATTTTACCCAATAATGAATTTGTTATTGAAGCAACTTGTTCAAGAGTGCCGCATCCCGACGGTACTTTTGCCGGCGTTGTTGTTGTGTTAAAAAACATAACCGGACTTAAGCAAATTGAAGTTTTGAAATCGCAATTTGTATCTATGGTTGCACATGAGTTGAAAACACCTTTAGCCGCCGTTTTAGGATATTTAGAGATATTAACAAATACTTCAATTTTAGTCGCAGAAGACAAACAAAAACAATATTTGAACAGATCGCTTTTAAGATTAAAAAGTTCACTGAATTTAGTTAATGATCTGCTGGATATATCAAGACTAGAAACTACCTCAGTAATTAAACAAACAGAAATTATTGATTTATCGGAAATAATAAATAATTGTCTGGATGTTTTAGAATTAGAAATAAAAAAGAAAAAGATAATTGTTAATATTAACTCAATTTCAAATCTTCCAACGATTAAAATAGATAGAAACGATATAACAAAAATATTTTCCAATCTTTTAAGTAATGCGGTAAAGTATAATAAAGATGAAGGTAAAATTAATATTGAGTATGCAATAAATAAAAATTTTGTTTCGGTATCTATTAATGATACCGGTATTGGGTTGAAGCCTGAAGACCAAAATTCTTTGTTCCAACAATTTTTTAGGGTAAAAAATAAATACACAAGAGAAATCAGCGGCACTGGCTTGGGTTTATCTATTGTGAAAAAATTGATTGAAATAAATAATGGAAAAATTTCGGTTGAAAGTGTGTACAATGAAGGAAGTACATTTACGGTACAATTCCCTTTTAAATAA